A region from the Desulfobaccales bacterium genome encodes:
- a CDS encoding 2-oxoacid:acceptor oxidoreductase family protein, with protein sequence MLEIRFHGRGGQGAVTSVELLALAAIHEGKFAQGFPSFGPERRGAPVLAFLRINDRPIRLRCKIYHPDVVLILDPSLIRIQKPEADLKPEGIIVLNSPKSPAEVRREFGFTHRLALVDANTIAREVLGVPITNTTMLGALLKATGVVKVESLEEPLKERFGPLAVKNFNALKVAYERTVVEEARS encoded by the coding sequence ATGCTGGAAATCCGCTTTCACGGACGGGGCGGGCAGGGCGCGGTCACCTCGGTGGAGCTTCTGGCCCTGGCCGCCATTCACGAAGGGAAGTTCGCCCAGGGCTTCCCCAGCTTCGGGCCCGAGCGCCGGGGGGCGCCGGTGTTGGCCTTCCTGAGGATCAACGACCGGCCCATCCGGCTGCGTTGCAAGATCTACCACCCGGATGTGGTGCTCATCCTGGACCCCAGCCTCATCCGCATCCAGAAACCCGAGGCCGACCTGAAGCCCGAGGGCATCATTGTCCTCAATTCCCCCAAGAGCCCGGCGGAGGTGCGCCGGGAATTCGGCTTCACCCACCGCCTTGCCCTGGTGGACGCCAACACCATCGCCCGGGAGGTGCTGGGGGTGCCCATCACCAACACCACTATGCTGGGGGCGCTCCTGAAGGCCACCGGGGTGGTCAAGGTGGAGTCCCTGGAGGAACCCCTCAAAGAGCGTTTCGGGCCACTGGCGGTGAAAAATTTCAATGCCCTGAAAGTTGCCTATGAGCGAACCGTGGTAGAGGAGGCGCGGTCGTGA
- a CDS encoding transketolase C-terminal domain-containing protein, which translates to MSAHPAKAQRVGMEVSIAVSHAVQMARAEAIAAYPITPQTHIVEHLSTLVANGELEAEFINVESEHSALSACIGMSAAGARTYTATSAQGLALMHEILFIASGMRFPIVMTVANRALSAPLSIWNDHSDIMAARDIGWIQVFVENGQEAYDHTIMAFKIAEHPEVLLPTIVNLDGFILSHVVEALEFISQEDVDAFLPPYQPKYRLDPKKPVTMGAFAMPEIYTEVKYAHQVALTNSYHHILKVWDEWANLTGRRYRPVETYLTEDAKVLFLTMGSLTEVAEVAVEEMRAQGLPVGLVSLRLWRPFPFDALREAVKDAELLIVCDRALSAGGPGGPVHSEVRNCLYPLESKPATVNYIIGLGGRDVPPEAFHDILARAQKEVESGPSGEFFLYGVRG; encoded by the coding sequence ATGAGCGCCCATCCTGCCAAAGCCCAGCGGGTGGGGATGGAGGTCTCCATCGCCGTGTCCCACGCGGTGCAGATGGCCCGGGCGGAGGCCATTGCCGCCTATCCCATCACCCCCCAGACCCACATCGTGGAGCACTTAAGCACCCTGGTGGCCAACGGCGAGCTGGAGGCGGAGTTCATCAACGTGGAGTCCGAGCATTCGGCGCTCTCCGCCTGCATCGGCATGTCCGCCGCCGGGGCCCGCACCTATACCGCCACCAGCGCCCAGGGTCTGGCCCTGATGCACGAGATCCTGTTCATCGCCAGCGGCATGCGCTTCCCCATCGTCATGACAGTGGCCAACCGCGCCTTAAGCGCGCCCTTGAGCATCTGGAACGACCACTCGGACATCATGGCGGCCCGGGACATCGGCTGGATCCAGGTCTTTGTGGAAAACGGCCAGGAGGCCTATGACCACACCATCATGGCCTTCAAGATTGCCGAGCACCCGGAGGTGCTCCTGCCCACCATCGTCAACCTGGACGGCTTCATCCTGTCCCATGTGGTGGAGGCCCTGGAGTTCATCAGCCAAGAAGATGTGGACGCCTTCCTGCCGCCCTATCAGCCCAAGTACCGCCTGGATCCCAAAAAGCCCGTCACCATGGGCGCCTTTGCCATGCCGGAAATCTACACCGAGGTGAAATACGCCCACCAGGTGGCCCTGACCAACTCGTATCACCATATCCTGAAAGTTTGGGACGAGTGGGCCAACCTCACCGGGCGGCGCTACCGGCCGGTGGAGACCTACCTCACCGAGGACGCCAAGGTCCTCTTCCTCACCATGGGGAGCCTCACCGAAGTGGCGGAGGTGGCGGTGGAGGAGATGCGGGCCCAGGGCCTGCCGGTGGGGCTGGTGAGTCTCCGCCTCTGGCGGCCCTTCCCCTTCGACGCCTTACGGGAGGCGGTGAAAGACGCGGAGCTCCTCATCGTCTGCGACCGGGCCCTGTCCGCCGGCGGTCCCGGCGGCCCGGTGCACTCGGAGGTGCGCAACTGCCTCTATCCCCTGGAGAGCAAACCCGCCACGGTGAACTACATCATTGGCCTGGGGGGCCGGGATGTGCCGCCGGAGGCCTTTCATGATATCCTCGCCCGGGCTCAGAAAGAGGTGGAGAGCGGGCCCAGCGGGGAATTCTTCCTCTATGGAGTGCGAGGCTGA
- a CDS encoding 4Fe-4S binding protein: protein MIKYTKPLEQTTWRETEVGGVLTVPGTAREYRTGDWRSQHPVWTKSRCIRCGVCWTVCPEPAIVEEPGGYFDMDPNYCKGCGICARECVTGCISMVPEEE, encoded by the coding sequence GTGATCAAATACACCAAGCCCCTGGAACAGACCACCTGGCGGGAGACCGAGGTGGGCGGTGTCCTCACCGTCCCCGGCACGGCCCGGGAATACCGCACCGGCGACTGGCGCAGTCAGCACCCGGTGTGGACCAAGAGCCGCTGCATCCGCTGCGGAGTGTGCTGGACGGTGTGCCCGGAGCCGGCCATCGTGGAGGAGCCCGGCGGCTATTTCGATATGGACCCCAATTACTGCAAGGGCTGCGGCATCTGCGCCCGGGAGTGCGTCACCGGCTGCATCAGCATGGTGCCGGAGGAGGAGTGA
- a CDS encoding thiamine pyrophosphate-dependent enzyme, whose product MDKFGFAQSQKFDTYASRLLPREEYFTSGHRSCQGCGEALAVRWVCKAIGKDAIIAHATGCMEIVSSGMPQTSWMHPWIHVAFENTAAVAAGIETGLKILARKGKIPEPLPAVVAMGGDGGTSDIGLQALSGALERGHNFTYICWDNEAYMNTGIQRSSSTPYGAMTTTSPPGKRSIGQATWKKNMVAIAVAHGIPYVATASPSYVFDLYFKVRKAIETPGPAYIHVLSVCPTGWRSATDLSVRLGRLAVETGVFPLYEVVNGRYRLTVQPPKLRPVIDYLKPQGRFRHLRKPELDLIQRQTLAAYELLLAKCQAPYPEFPVLTHEEEETIPEGA is encoded by the coding sequence ATGGACAAGTTCGGATTCGCCCAGAGCCAGAAATTTGACACTTACGCCTCCCGGCTGCTGCCCCGGGAGGAATACTTCACCTCGGGGCATCGCTCCTGCCAGGGCTGCGGCGAGGCCCTGGCGGTGCGCTGGGTCTGCAAGGCCATCGGCAAGGACGCCATCATCGCCCACGCCACCGGCTGCATGGAGATCGTTAGCAGCGGCATGCCCCAGACCTCCTGGATGCACCCCTGGATCCACGTGGCCTTTGAGAACACCGCGGCGGTGGCCGCCGGCATTGAGACCGGCCTCAAGATCCTGGCCCGCAAGGGCAAGATCCCGGAGCCCCTGCCGGCGGTGGTGGCCATGGGCGGGGACGGCGGCACCTCCGACATCGGCCTCCAGGCCCTCTCCGGCGCCTTAGAGCGGGGGCACAATTTCACCTACATCTGCTGGGACAACGAAGCCTACATGAACACCGGCATCCAGCGCTCCAGCTCCACGCCCTACGGCGCCATGACCACCACCTCGCCGCCGGGGAAGCGCAGCATCGGCCAGGCCACCTGGAAGAAGAACATGGTGGCCATCGCTGTGGCCCACGGCATCCCGTATGTGGCCACCGCCTCCCCCAGCTACGTCTTTGACCTCTACTTCAAGGTGCGCAAGGCCATCGAAACGCCGGGGCCGGCGTACATCCACGTGCTCAGCGTCTGCCCCACGGGCTGGCGCTCGGCCACGGACCTGAGCGTCCGCCTGGGCCGCCTGGCGGTGGAGACCGGGGTCTTCCCCTTGTATGAGGTGGTGAATGGCCGCTACCGGCTCACCGTGCAGCCCCCCAAGCTCCGGCCGGTGATCGATTACCTGAAGCCCCAGGGCCGCTTCCGGCACCTGAGAAAACCGGAGCTGGACCTCATCCAGCGCCAGACCCTGGCGGCCTATGAACTGCTCCTGGCCAAATGCCAGGCCCCCTACCCGGAATTCCCGGTCCTGACCCACGAAGAAGAAGAGACCATCCCTGAGGGTGCATGA
- a CDS encoding glycosyltransferase family 9 protein gives MWHQLWLGAAKVYLKSRLRRRPPRPLAELDPARVGRVLLLNATGLGDLLFSTPAIRALKETYPHWRLDLLAHPRFADLVRHHPALERLWLYPGRGFRLIRLARELRRQRYGLALILHGNDPEATLLAGASGAPFIIGSAHSPLAFVYAAGVAKEDPYRHAIEHRLNFVRLLGAETATRHMEIFLPPGEEEGAAALLAQHFGPLADRLMAMHPTGSDPYKWWPKERFTEVGAHLWKRYQAPLLLVSGAADRQIADELAARLPGPTLVTGGRYSLLTTAALLKHARLFIGNDSGPLHMALALGVPALALIGADHPARIGPYQVPWGTYIYHPGICHQEPCLRRRCPDNRCLQAISVAEVLATVRDWWEPAWGRPDFVTKSI, from the coding sequence GTGTGGCATCAACTCTGGCTGGGGGCTGCCAAAGTCTATCTGAAGAGCAGGCTGCGCCGGCGGCCGCCCCGTCCCCTGGCGGAGCTGGACCCAGCCCGGGTAGGCCGGGTATTGCTCCTCAATGCCACGGGGCTGGGAGACCTTCTCTTCTCCACCCCGGCCATCCGGGCCCTGAAGGAGACTTACCCCCACTGGCGCCTGGACCTGCTGGCCCACCCCCGCTTTGCTGACCTGGTGCGGCACCACCCGGCCCTGGAGCGCCTCTGGCTCTATCCCGGCCGGGGCTTTCGGCTCATCCGGCTGGCCCGGGAGCTCAGACGTCAGCGCTATGGACTGGCCCTCATCCTCCATGGCAACGACCCCGAGGCCACCCTCCTGGCCGGGGCCAGCGGCGCCCCCTTCATCATCGGCTCAGCCCACAGCCCCCTGGCCTTTGTCTATGCTGCCGGGGTGGCCAAAGAGGACCCGTACCGCCACGCCATCGAGCATCGCCTCAATTTCGTGCGCCTGCTGGGGGCCGAGACCGCAACCCGGCACATGGAGATCTTTCTCCCGCCCGGAGAAGAGGAGGGGGCCGCCGCCCTGCTGGCGCAGCACTTCGGGCCTTTGGCCGACAGGCTGATGGCCATGCACCCCACCGGCTCCGACCCCTACAAGTGGTGGCCCAAGGAGCGCTTCACGGAGGTGGGGGCGCATCTGTGGAAACGCTATCAGGCCCCCCTGCTCCTGGTAAGCGGCGCCGCTGACCGCCAGATAGCCGACGAGCTGGCGGCCCGCCTGCCCGGCCCCACCTTGGTCACCGGCGGCCGCTATTCCCTCCTCACCACCGCCGCGCTCCTCAAGCACGCCCGCCTGTTCATCGGCAACGACTCCGGCCCCCTGCACATGGCCCTGGCCCTGGGGGTGCCGGCCCTCGCCCTCATCGGCGCCGACCACCCGGCCCGCATCGGGCCCTATCAGGTGCCCTGGGGCACGTACATCTACCACCCTGGGATTTGCCACCAGGAGCCCTGCCTGAGGCGCCGCTGTCCGGATAACCGCTGCCTGCAGGCCATCAGCGTGGCCGAGGTGCTGGCCACGGTGCGGGACTGGTGGGAGCCCGCCTGGGGCCGCCCCGATTTCGTCACAAAGAGTATCTGA
- the gltX gene encoding glutamate--tRNA ligase, producing the protein MATQVRTRFSPSPTGALHLGGAHTALFNWLFARHHHGVFILRIEDTDLERSQAHFVDEIMESLRWLGLNWDEGPYFQSQRLPIYDEFIQRLLKARAAYCCDCDPQELEARRQAALARGDKPRYDGRCRERGLPLGPTTAVRFKTPQTGITFWHDQIKGHIAFENQELDDLVIRRADGIPTYNFAVVVDDITMRVSHVIRGDDHISNTPRQILIYQALGETPPLFAHMPLMLGKDRTKLSKRHGALPVLAYRDRGILPQALNNYLARLGWSHGDQEIFSMEELIRYFSLEHVGKAPGIHDDDKLLWLNSHYLKETPPEELGRLLLPFLAKEGIHTDDVAKAARVAVTLNKRAKTLVEMAQAARFYYLDPWPYEEEAARKHLTPAAIPVLKAAREHLAGGVELTEEGLTQLLKDLAGKLGVKVVEVAQPLRVALTGKAASPSLTELIPILGREECVRRLDHALRHLGA; encoded by the coding sequence ATGGCCACTCAGGTTCGCACCCGCTTTTCCCCCAGCCCCACCGGCGCCCTGCATCTGGGCGGGGCCCACACCGCCCTGTTCAATTGGCTCTTCGCCCGGCATCATCACGGCGTTTTCATCCTGCGCATCGAAGACACCGACCTGGAGCGCTCCCAGGCCCATTTTGTGGATGAGATCATGGAGTCCCTGCGCTGGCTGGGCCTGAACTGGGACGAAGGCCCGTACTTCCAGTCGCAGCGGCTGCCCATCTATGACGAATTCATCCAGCGCCTGCTGAAAGCCAGGGCCGCCTACTGCTGCGACTGCGACCCCCAGGAGCTGGAGGCCCGCCGCCAGGCCGCCCTGGCCCGGGGGGACAAACCCCGTTACGACGGCCGCTGCCGGGAGCGGGGCCTGCCCCTGGGACCGACGACCGCGGTGCGCTTCAAGACCCCCCAGACCGGCATCACCTTCTGGCACGACCAGATCAAGGGCCACATTGCCTTTGAAAATCAGGAGCTGGACGACCTGGTGATCCGCCGGGCCGACGGCATCCCCACGTATAATTTTGCCGTGGTGGTGGATGACATCACCATGCGGGTGAGCCACGTCATCCGGGGGGATGACCATATCAGCAACACCCCCCGCCAGATCCTCATCTACCAGGCCCTGGGGGAGACACCACCCCTCTTTGCCCACATGCCCCTGATGCTGGGCAAGGACCGCACCAAGCTCTCCAAGCGCCATGGCGCCCTGCCGGTTTTGGCCTACCGGGACCGGGGGATTCTCCCCCAGGCCCTCAACAACTACCTGGCCCGCCTGGGCTGGTCCCACGGCGACCAGGAGATCTTCTCCATGGAGGAGCTCATCCGCTATTTCAGCCTGGAGCACGTGGGCAAGGCCCCGGGTATCCACGATGACGACAAGCTCCTGTGGCTGAACAGCCATTACCTCAAAGAAACACCTCCGGAGGAGCTGGGGCGGCTGCTGTTGCCTTTCCTGGCCAAGGAGGGGATTCACACTGATGATGTGGCCAAGGCGGCCCGCGTGGCCGTCACCTTGAACAAGCGGGCCAAGACGCTGGTGGAGATGGCCCAGGCGGCCCGCTTCTATTATCTGGACCCCTGGCCCTACGAGGAGGAGGCGGCCCGCAAGCACCTGACCCCGGCGGCTATCCCGGTCCTGAAAGCCGCCCGGGAGCACTTGGCCGGCGGGGTGGAACTCACTGAAGAAGGGCTCACCCAGCTCCTGAAGGACCTGGCCGGGAAGCTGGGGGTCAAGGTGGTGGAGGTGGCCCAGCCGCTGCGCGTGGCCCTCACCGGCAAGGCCGCCAGCCCCAGTCTGACGGAGCTCATCCCCATTTTGGGCCGGGAGGAGTGCGTCCGGCGCCTGGACCATGCCCTCAGGCACCTGGGCGCCTGA
- the nuoE gene encoding NADH-quinone oxidoreductase subunit NuoE has protein sequence MMDAARLESILSRYEGEPYDLIPVLQEIQDTYGYLPKDEVKEVARRLKVPLTQIYSVATFYKMFSLIPKGKHQVKVCLGTTCHLKGGPRLVDSLCSRLGVEVGYTSKDGQFSLETVGCLGSCAQAPVMMVDDKYYARVTVDKVPKILKLYQS, from the coding sequence ATGATGGACGCGGCGCGACTGGAAAGCATTCTCTCCCGCTACGAGGGGGAGCCTTACGATCTCATCCCGGTGCTCCAGGAGATCCAGGACACCTATGGCTATCTCCCCAAGGACGAGGTAAAAGAGGTGGCCCGGCGGCTCAAGGTGCCCCTCACCCAGATTTACAGTGTCGCCACCTTCTACAAGATGTTCAGCCTCATCCCCAAGGGCAAGCACCAGGTGAAGGTCTGCCTGGGCACCACCTGCCACCTGAAAGGCGGCCCCCGGCTGGTGGATTCCCTGTGCAGTCGCCTGGGGGTGGAGGTGGGCTACACCTCCAAGGACGGCCAGTTCTCCCTGGAGACGGTGGGCTGCCTGGGGTCCTGCGCCCAGGCGCCGGTGATGATGGTGGACGACAAGTATTACGCCCGGGTGACCGTGGACAAGGTCCCCAAGATCCTGAAACTCTATCAGTCCTAA
- a CDS encoding adenylosuccinate synthase — MPNLVVVGTQWGDEGKGKIVDLLTEQAQVVVRFQGGNNAGHTLVVGGEKYIFHLIPSGILHPGTVCCIGNGVVLDPEVLLAEIERLTARGIQVGPENLRISERTQVIMPYHRRLDQARERARGDGKIGTTGRGIGPCYEDKVARRGIRMADLLDEAILRAKLAEILPEKNFLLEKFLGDHPFTEAEILEPYLEMGARLKPLVTNVSVLLEEAVRRGDNILFEGAQGTHLDIDHGTYPFVTSSNPVAGSACVGAGIGPRHLHRVLGIVKAYTTRVGGGPFPTECRDAIGDHLVECGVEFGSTTGRRRRCGWLDMVVVREAVRLNGLTGLAITKLDVLTTLDPVRLCVAYEVDGRRRETMPATLEELSRCIPVFEDLPGWREDIRGVRRLEDLPVTTRRYLRRVEELAGVPLQIVSVGPARDETIIVQNPFA; from the coding sequence TTGCCGAATCTGGTCGTGGTGGGCACCCAGTGGGGCGATGAGGGCAAGGGCAAGATCGTGGACCTCTTGACCGAGCAGGCCCAGGTGGTGGTGCGCTTTCAGGGTGGCAACAATGCCGGCCACACCCTGGTGGTGGGCGGCGAAAAATATATCTTCCATCTCATCCCCTCGGGCATCCTGCACCCGGGCACGGTGTGCTGTATCGGCAACGGCGTGGTCCTGGACCCGGAGGTGCTGCTCGCTGAGATTGAGCGCCTCACGGCCCGGGGCATCCAGGTGGGGCCGGAAAATCTCCGCATCAGCGAGCGCACCCAGGTGATCATGCCCTATCACCGGCGCCTGGACCAGGCCCGGGAGCGGGCCCGGGGCGACGGCAAGATCGGCACCACCGGCCGGGGCATCGGCCCCTGCTATGAGGACAAAGTGGCGCGCCGGGGGATCCGCATGGCCGACCTCCTGGACGAGGCCATCCTTCGGGCCAAGCTGGCGGAGATCCTGCCGGAGAAAAATTTCCTCCTGGAAAAATTCCTGGGCGACCACCCCTTCACCGAGGCCGAGATTCTGGAGCCCTACCTGGAGATGGGGGCGCGCCTCAAGCCCTTGGTGACCAATGTCTCGGTGCTCCTGGAGGAGGCCGTCCGCCGGGGCGACAACATCCTCTTTGAAGGGGCCCAGGGGACCCATCTGGACATTGACCACGGCACTTACCCCTTCGTCACCTCCTCCAACCCGGTGGCCGGCAGCGCCTGCGTCGGCGCCGGCATCGGCCCCCGGCACCTTCACCGGGTTTTGGGGATCGTCAAGGCCTACACCACCCGGGTGGGGGGCGGGCCCTTCCCCACCGAGTGCCGGGATGCCATCGGCGACCACCTGGTGGAGTGCGGGGTGGAATTCGGCTCCACCACCGGGCGGCGCCGGCGCTGCGGCTGGCTGGACATGGTGGTGGTGAGGGAGGCGGTGCGCTTGAACGGCCTCACCGGCTTGGCCATCACCAAGCTGGATGTGCTCACCACCCTGGATCCGGTGCGCCTGTGCGTGGCCTATGAGGTGGACGGCCGCCGCCGGGAGACCATGCCCGCCACCCTGGAGGAGCTGAGCCGCTGCATCCCCGTCTTTGAGGACCTCCCCGGCTGGCGGGAGGATATCCGGGGCGTCCGGCGCCTGGAGGACCTGCCGGTGACCACCCGGCGGTATCTCCGTCGGGTGGAGGAGCTGGCCGGGGTGCCCCTGCAGATTGTCTCGGTGGGCCCGGCCCGGGACGAGACTATCATAGTGCAAAATCCTTTTGCCTGA
- a CDS encoding acyl-CoA synthetase, with protein sequence MGKIPADYLPPKELWPEYITPPDIEIPEKLNLADFLLDRHIREGRGDNVAILFGDQKITYKEVQTQANKFANVLKSLGVEEQDRVGIRMTNAPEAVIINFGIMKVGAIPVPVSPLWAKEEIAFVLNNAEFKAFAVSFPLMEAVEGSKHEWEFPTKVVVVGGKPEEVEAKGYVSYAKAMATASDQFENVMLSKDDIGVILYTSGTTGQPKGCVHFVREVYAESILVNKYVWKLGPGDVMGGSAPVSFAAGYGTFCLIPFAGGAAISLLPKFTPDDMLATIQKHKVTVVTGLPTAYRKLLEMPNFDQYDLSSVRMYTTGGDALTGKTLSQWMAKTGKPIWEGLGGTEMLHLVTSNAVGDIPIADSIGKAIPGFQIKVVREDGTDAGPGEVGSMLIKGPTGTLYWKPYVQDERLLKAMKKGVKDGWNMLGDAVVMDKDGYIFFQAREDDMIKSSGFRLAPQEIEDAIMRHPAVRDVAVVGIPDEILGQKVVAMVELESGHSPSQDLANDIIKSTMDLLATYKLPREVVFLPSIPRTPTGKIIKKDLRKHYPEYTVKFVPKVK encoded by the coding sequence ATGGGTAAGATTCCTGCTGATTACCTACCCCCCAAGGAACTGTGGCCCGAGTATATCACGCCGCCGGACATTGAGATCCCGGAGAAGCTCAATCTCGCCGATTTCCTGCTGGACCGCCATATCCGGGAAGGCCGGGGCGACAACGTGGCCATCCTGTTCGGGGATCAGAAGATCACCTACAAAGAGGTCCAGACCCAGGCCAACAAATTCGCCAATGTGCTCAAGAGCCTGGGGGTGGAGGAGCAGGACCGGGTGGGCATCCGCATGACCAACGCCCCCGAGGCCGTGATCATCAATTTCGGCATCATGAAGGTGGGAGCCATTCCGGTGCCGGTATCGCCTTTGTGGGCCAAGGAAGAAATCGCCTTCGTGCTGAACAACGCCGAGTTCAAGGCCTTTGCCGTCAGCTTCCCCCTGATGGAGGCGGTGGAAGGCAGCAAGCATGAATGGGAATTCCCCACCAAAGTGGTGGTGGTGGGCGGCAAACCCGAAGAGGTGGAGGCCAAAGGCTACGTCTCCTATGCCAAGGCCATGGCCACCGCCTCGGACCAGTTTGAGAACGTCATGCTGAGCAAGGATGACATCGGCGTCATCCTCTACACCTCCGGCACCACCGGCCAGCCCAAGGGCTGCGTCCACTTCGTGCGGGAAGTGTACGCCGAATCCATCCTGGTGAACAAATACGTCTGGAAGCTCGGGCCCGGGGACGTCATGGGCGGCTCGGCGCCGGTGTCCTTCGCCGCCGGCTACGGCACCTTCTGCCTCATCCCCTTTGCCGGGGGCGCGGCCATTTCGCTCCTGCCCAAATTCACCCCGGACGACATGCTGGCCACCATCCAGAAGCACAAGGTGACGGTGGTGACGGGTCTGCCCACCGCCTACCGCAAGCTTCTGGAGATGCCCAACTTCGATCAGTATGACCTGAGCAGCGTGCGCATGTACACCACCGGCGGCGACGCCCTCACCGGCAAGACCCTGTCCCAGTGGATGGCCAAGACCGGCAAGCCCATCTGGGAGGGCCTGGGCGGCACCGAGATGCTGCACCTGGTGACCAGCAACGCCGTGGGCGACATCCCCATCGCGGATTCCATCGGCAAGGCCATCCCCGGCTTCCAGATCAAGGTAGTGCGGGAGGACGGCACCGACGCCGGCCCGGGCGAAGTGGGCAGCATGCTCATCAAAGGCCCCACCGGCACCCTGTACTGGAAGCCCTACGTCCAGGATGAGCGCCTCCTCAAGGCCATGAAGAAGGGCGTCAAGGACGGCTGGAACATGCTGGGCGACGCCGTGGTCATGGACAAGGACGGCTACATCTTCTTCCAGGCCCGGGAAGACGACATGATCAAGTCCTCGGGCTTCCGGCTGGCCCCGCAGGAGATCGAGGACGCCATCATGCGCCATCCGGCGGTCCGGGACGTGGCGGTGGTGGGCATCCCCGACGAAATCCTGGGCCAGAAGGTGGTGGCCATGGTGGAGCTGGAAAGCGGCCACAGCCCCTCCCAGGATCTGGCCAACGACATCATCAAGTCCACCATGGACCTGTTGGCCACCTATAAGCTGCCTCGGGAGGTGGTCTTCCTGCCTTCCATTCCTCGCACCCCCACCGGGAAGATCATCAAGAAGGACCTCCGGAAGCACTATCCGGAATACACCGTGAAGTTCGTGCCCAAAGTCAAGTAA